CGGCGCCGTCGCGGCCGGACCCGCCCGCACCCGGGCCATCGGCACCTGGACGGCGGTCGGCGCGGCCGGTGGCGCGGCGGGCGGCTTCGTCGGCGGCGTCCTCGTCGACCTGCTCTCCTGGCGCTGGGTCCTCCTCATCAACGTCCCCATAGGCGTCCTCGTCCTCGCCGCCGCGCTGCTCTGGCTCCGCGAGGGCGCCACCGGCACCGGCCGCCGCCTCGACCTGCCGGGCGCCGTCCTCGTCACCGGCGGGCTCGCCACCCTCGCGTACGGCATCGTCCAGACCGAGGAGGCGGGCTGGACCGACCCGGCCACCCTCCTGACGCTCCTCGGCGGCCTCGCCCTCCTCGCCGTCTTCGTCGCCGTCGAGGCACGCACGGCGGCCCCGCTGATGCCGCTGAAGATCTTCCGCAACCGGGCCGTTTCGGCAGCCAACGCGGCGATCCTGCTGTGCGGTTCGAGCTCCTTCGGCATGTGGTTCTTCATGACGGTGTACGCGCAGAACGTCCTCGGCTACACCCCGATCCAGGCCGGCCTCGCCCTCGTCCCCAGCTCCCTCAGCGTCATCCTGGGCTCCAAGCTCGCCCCGCGCCTCATGCCGGTCCTCGGCGCCCGGAACGTCGCCGTGACCGGCGCCCTCATCGGTGCGGCGGGCTTCGCCTGGCAGTCGACGCTGACCGCCGACGGCACCTTCCTCGGGACGATCCTGGGCCCCGGCGTCGTGATGATGGCGGGCATCGGCCTGGCCACCACCCCCCTGGCCACGCTCGCCACCTCCCACGCGGAACCGGGCGACGCGGGCCTCGTCTCCGGCCTCGTCAACACCTCCCGCACGATGGGCGGTGCCCTCGGCCTGTCCATCCTCTCCACGGTCGCCGTCGCGGCGGCGGGATCGCCCGCGAGCGGCTACGTCGCCTTCGAGAACGGCCCGGACCCGGCCTTCCTGGCGTCCCAGGCGTACCTGGTCCCCGGCTACGCCATGGCCTTCCGGGTCTCGGCAGGGGTCCTCGTGGCGGCGTCGGTCCTCATGCTCCTGTGGCTCCCGAAGCCGGTCCGCCGTACCGGCTGACCAGGCCCGGGGCGACAATGCCCGGATGATATCGATCAAGAGCAAGTTCAGAACGGCCGTGACCGCGCTCGCCGTCGGCGCCGCCCTGACGGTCGCGCCGTCGGCGTCGGCGGAGCCGGTCCTGGCGGTGACGACCGGCGCCCTGTTCAACGAGCCGAACAGCACCGACGCCGCCGCCCGGGGACGGATCCTCTACCACCTGGGCGACCTCGTCGACGGCGCGGAGGCCGGGTCGTCCATCCGGATCTCCCTCTACCTGTTCCAGTCGGGGTACCTGGCCAACAAGCTGGGCGACGCCCACAAGAGGGGCGTCGCCGTCCAGGTCGTCGTCGACGACGACAGCAGGTCGGCGGGGCTCGACACCCTGAAGACCCGGCTGGCGGACCCGACGGGCAGCCCCGACTCGTGGGTCCGCGGCTGCAAGGCGGAGGAAGCCTGCCTGGCCCTGGACCCGGGCACCACGGAGGCGGACCCGAACGGCACGTACGACAACGTCAACCACAACAAGTTCTTCCTGTTCTCCCGTACCAAGGGCAAGGGCGACACGTACGCCGACGACGTACTGGTGCAGTCCTCCGGGAACCTCACCGCGCAGGACCTCGACGACTGGTGGAACGACGCGCTGACGGTCGCCGGCAACACGGCACTGTTCGACGCGTACGCCCGGTACTTCGACGACCAGGCCGCCGCCGCCGTCGGGCAGACGCCGCAGGTCGCCGACTACGCCCACGACGCCCAGGCGGGCAAGGCGAAGGTCTACTTCTTCCCGCGGGCGACCATCGATCCCGTCGTCAACATCCTCGCCACGGTGGCGCCGGTCGGCACCGCGGACTCCTGCGGCGGCAACTCCCCGGGGGTCGGCACGACCGACGGCCGTACGAAGATCCGCATCGCCCAGGGCCACATCACCCGCACCGACGTGGCGAAGAAGCTGTGGGAACTCGCCAACGCGGGCTGCCACATCGAGATCGTCTACCGCTCGCTCGACAACTGGACCACCGACGACAAGCCCATGGGGCAGGTGGCCAACTGGCTCACCAGGCCGGTGACCGGCAAGGGCCGCATCACCCTGCACCAGCTCGACAACGACAAGCGTGGCGGCTCCGACTCCCACACCAAGTACCTGCTGATCGAGGGCACGTACTACGGCGGCGCGAACAAGAAGATCGTCTTCACCGGCAGCCACACCTACACGACGACGGCGCTCCGGTACAACGACGAGACGCTGCTCAAGTACGAGGACGCGGCGGTCTTCGACGCGTACGTGGGGAACTTCGAGGCCCAGCGGGCGGCGGCCCGGTCCGAGGGCCTGTAGGGACGTCCGGGACTACAGCCACCCCTGCTGACGTGCCGCCCGCACCGCCTCCATGCGGTTGCGGGTGGACGTCTTGCCGATCGCCGAGGACAGGTAGTTGCGGACGGTGGACTCGGACAGATGGAGCCGGGCCGCGATGTCCGCGATCGTCGCCCCGTCCACCGAGGCGGCCAGGGCCTCCCGCTCCCGGCCGGTCAGCGGGTTCGGACCGGCGCCGAGCGCGGCGGCCGCGAGCGCCGGATCGATGACCGTCTCGCCGCGGAGCGCCTTCCGCACCGCCTCGGCCAGCTCCTCCACGGGCCCGTCCTTCACCAGGAACCCCACCGCACCGGCCTCCATCGCCCGGCGCAGATAGCCCGGCCGGCCGAAGGTCGTCAGGATCAGGACCCGGCAGTCCGGGACCTCGTCCCGGAGAGCGGCGGCGGCGTCGAGCCCGCTGCGCCCCGGCAGCTCGATGTCGAGCAGGGCCACGTCGGGCCGCGCGAGCAGCGCCGCGTCCACGATCTCGTCCCCCCGCCCGACCTGGGCCACGACCTCGATGTCGTGCTCCATCCCGAGCAACAGGGCCAGCGCCCCGCGCATCATGCCCTGGTCCTCGGCGAGGAGGACTCTTACAGACTTTGCCGGGCGGTGGTCCTGAGGCATCTCGGTCACAGGGAACAGCGTAGGTCTGCCGACCCGTTGCCGCCTGCTCCGGCGGGTCAGGCGTGCTGCGGTTCGCCGGCGGCCGGGCGGCGGCCTCCGTAGGAGGCGACCAGCGCGTCCGCCACGATCGCCGCGTCCGCCTCGGACACGTCCTCCGGGTACTCCGGCAGCAGGTCGTCCCAGATGACCATCCACGACCCGAACAGCTGGGACTGGCCCTCGGGACGGGCGAAGAACCAGATGTGCAGATGGGCGCCGCCGTCGCCGATGCGGTAGACGTGGGCCCGGGAGATGTGCGGCAGTGCCTGCACATGGCGGGCGATGTGCGTGCTGAGCACGCCCAGTTCGGCCGCCAGTTCGTCGGGCAGGTCCGCCAGGTCGTGGTGGTCGAGCGGATGCAGCATCAGCACCAGCGGCACGCCGACCTTCGCGATCCGGGTGAGCCGCCAGCGCTCGTTGAACCAGATGCCTTCGTCGCGGCCGCGGCACGAGTCGCAGTCCGAGGGGTCCTCGCCGTGCCGAGGAGGCTCGGGCAGCACCGGCGGGCGCAGCGGCGCGACGCGCAGGCCGTCCGGCTCGAACGGACTGATGTCCCACCCCGTCATACGGGAGAGCGGGAGCCGTCGTTCGCCGTCCGCGGCGGTCGTGGCGTGGTCGTAGAACTCGTCAGGTCGCAGTGCCATGATCGAAGGCTACTGGTGTTCGACAGTGGTGAGTTGAGTGGGGAGTTCGGTGGGGAGTTCCACCGTGACCCGGAAGCCGCCCCGGGGCGCCGGGCCCGAGTCGAGGGTGCCGCCTGCCGTCGCGACGCGTTCGCGCAGGCCTCGGAGGCCGGTTCCCGGGGGGCCTTCGGCCGGGCCGCGGCCGTCGTCCGTGACCGTGAGGCGGACCCGGTCGGCCGTGCCGTCGAGGGCTATCACGCAGCGGGTCGCGCCGCTGTGCCGTACCGCGTTCGTCGCGGACTCCCGGACGACCCAGCCCAGGAGGGCCTCCGTCTGCGGCTCCAGGAGCGGGCCCGAGCGGCGTACGACCGGATCGATGCCGGCGGAGGAGAGCGCGTCGCGCGCCCGGTCCAGCTCCGTGGCGAGGCTGCCCTCGCGGTAGCCCGTGACCGCCTCCCTGATCTCGGTGAGCGCCTGGCGGCCCACCGACTCGATGTCCGCGAGCTGGGACAGCGCGGCGTCGAGGTCGTGCGGCGCCAGACGGCGTACCGCCTCCGACTTCACCACGACCACCGAGAGGGTGTGGCCGAGGAGGTCGTGCAGGTCGCGCGAGAAGCGGAGCCGCTCCTTCTCCACCGCCGCCCGGGCCAGTTCCTCCCGGGTCGCCCGCAGCGTCCGGACCGTGTCGTCCAGGGCGAGGATCGCCGCCGTCACCATGACCGAGATGAACGTCCCGTACACCACGCTGACCGAGTCCCAGTCGTCCCGCCAGAACGTCACTGCCCCGGCCCCCACGACCAGGGGGACGGTGATCAGGGTCAGCTTTCTGCCCCGGCGTACCACCGCTCCCACCGCCAGGCCGAGCAGCGGGAAGAAGAGCAGCCACTCCCTTCCGTAGCCGATGGCCAGGGCGAAGGTGAGCGCCCCCAGCGCGGCGAGGAGGGTCCAGGTCAGCGGGGACTCGCGGAGCTCCGGGACGAACGCGCGGAAGATGATCGCGATGTAGAGGGTGTTGAAGGTGACCAGGCCGAGGCCGCCGATCCAGGGGTTCGGGGCCTCGCCCCCGAGGAGGTGGGAGAGCGCGCCCATCCCCATCAGGAGCCAGGGGAGGAGGCTCAGTCCGGTCGGGCCCCGGTCCGAGTGGGCTCGTGCCACCCTTTTCCACCGTCGCCAGGTCCTCATGTCCGCTGCCCCATCCCCGTACGCTCCTTCACGCCGTCCTTGCCGAACGACGGTACGAGACCGCCGCGTACATGCCGAAGAGTGCCGTCCACACCGCCAGGACGGCCAGGGCCGCCGCGCCCGGCGCCCTGCCCTCCGTCAGCGCCACGCCCAGCTCCGCGAAGCGGTTCGTCGGGGTGTACGCGGAGATCGCGCGGAGCCAGGACGGGAAGAGGACGGTCGGGAACCAGAGGCCGCCGACCACCGCGAGGCCGAGGTTGCAGGCCACGTTGACGACGCCCGTCGTCTGGGCGGAGAGGCGGTAGCCGTTGCCGATGCCGAGGAGGGTGAAGGGGAGGGAGCCCAGCCAGAGTACGAGGGAGAGCGCCGGCCACTGCCAGGCCTCCAGTCGCACGCCGTTGGCCAGGCCGCCCGCGAGGAGGACGCCCGCGATCGCCGGGAGGACGACCACCGAGCCGGTCAGCGCGCGGCCCGTCACCACCTGGCGCGGGGTCATCGGCGTGACGCGCAGCTGCCGCAGCCAGCCCGTGGACTTGTCCTCGGCGACCCCGGTGCCCAGGGACAGCGCGGCGCCGAGCGCCCCGTACGCCGCCATGCCGACCATCGCGGCCGTCCGGAACGATCCGTCGTCCGTACCGAGGTTGGTGAAGAGGAGGTACATCATCACCGGGACGCCGATCGTCGAGATCGTGAAACCGGCGTCGCGCAGGGTGCGGCGCACTTCCAGGCGGACGTATGCGGTGATCACGACGTGAACTCCCAGGACTCGTGGCGCTGGTCGGGCTTGTGGGTGAGGGCGAGGAACGCGTCGTTCAGGGAGACCGGGGCGACCTCCAGGGCCCGGATCGCGTCCCGGGCGGCGAGGGCGCGGACCGTGGCGTCGGAGTCGGCGGTACGCAGCCGGGCGCGGTCGCCGCGGATCTCGACGGAGGCGACGCCGGGCAGCGTCCCGAGCCACTCCGTCGGGCCGCCCGCCAGGTCGAAGGCGACGAGGCTGCCGCCGGCCGCCCGCTTGAGCTCCTCGCCCGTGCCGTCGGCGAGGAGCCGGCCGGAGTCGAGGACGACGATCCGGTCGGCGTGCGCGTCGGCCTCCTCCAGGTAGTGGGTGGAGAACAGGACGGTGTTGCCCCGGCGCGCGTAGCCGCGCATGGCGTCCCAGAACTCCTGGCGCGCCTCGACGTCGAGGGCGTTCGTCGGCTCGTCCAGGACGATCAGCTCCGGGTTCCCGGCGAGCGCGACGGCGAAGCGGACCCTCTGGACCTGGCCGCCCGAGAGCCGCTCGACCCGGCGGTCGGCCAGGCCGGTCAGACCGGCGAGCGCCAGGGCCTCCGGCACCGGCATCGGCGAGGGGTACGTCCGGGCGACGAAGGCGATCAGCTCGCGGACCGTGACCCGGGGGACCGGCCGGCCCTCCTGGAGCATCGCGCCCACCCGGCCCGCCGCGACGGCGCGGGCCGGGTCCCCGCCGAGGATCCGGACGCGGCCGCTGTCGGGTGCGTCGAGGCCGAGGAGCAGGCCGATGGCCGTGGACTTGCCGGCGCCGTTCCGGCCGAGCAGGGCCACGGTCTCGCCGGGCGGGACGGCGAGGTCGAGGCCGTCGACGGCGCGGACCGGTCCGTACGCCTTGGAAGCGGCCTCGAAGGCGACCGCGGCGGGTTCGTTCGTCATACGGACGACGCTACGAATCCGGCGGCCCCGTCCGGCAGGCGTGAACGTACGGACCTGGCCGTGACAAATGTCCCGGGACCGTCTGCTGACGGCTCGTCAGGTAGGGGGTGCCGACAGGGTTCCCAACTCCTCCCGCCTCGGCTATACATGAGATCCACCGACCTAGAACGCGTTCTAGAACGGCCGCGTTCCGGGACGGTCCCGCACGGCCTCGGTGCGACCGACGGTGCGGACGGTCGCGCCGAGGTCTTTCCCGCCACCTCGCCCACGAGGAGCAGCAGCCCGATGCCGATCGACCCCGCCAAGGCCGTCGCCGCCGAACCCCGCAGCGCCGAGATCTCCTGGGACCACAAGGACGTCCAGCTCTACCACCTGGGCCTGGGCGCCGGCCTGCCGGCGACCGACCCCGACGAGCTTCGCTACACCCTGGAGTCCAGGCTCCACGTCCTCCCCAGCTTCGCCACCGTCGCGGGCGCCGGCATGGGCGTCGTCGGAGGGCTCTCCGCCCCCGGCATCGACATCGACCTCGCCGCCGTCCTGCACGGCGGCCAGTCGGTCACGCTCCACCGGCCCGTCCCCGTCAGCGGCCGCGCCGTCTCCACCTCCCGCGTCGCCGCCGTCTACGACAAGGGCAAGGCCGCCGTCCTCGTCCTGCGCTCCGAGGCCTCCGACGCCGACGGCCCGCTCTGGACCAACGACGCCCAGATCTTCGTCCGCGGCGAAGGCGGCTGGGGCGGCGACCGCGGCCCCTCCGAGCGCCTCGCGCTCCCGGAGCGGGAGCCCGACGCCACCGTCGAGCGGCCGATCCGCGAGGAACAGGCCCTGCTCTACCGGCTCTCCGGCGACTGGAACCCGCTCCACGCCGACCCCGAGTTCGCCAAGCTCGCGGGCTTCGACCGGCCGATCCTGCACGGCCTCTGCTCGTACGGCATGACCCTCAAGGCCGTCGTCGACACCCTGCTCGACGGGGACGTCACCCGGGTCCGCTCGTACCGCACGCGCTTCGCCGGGATCGTCTTCCCCGGCGAGACCCTGCGCCTGCGGATGTGGGCCGGCGAGGACAGCGTCCAGGTGGCGGTCACCGCGGTGGAGCGCGACGACGCCCCCGTACTCGCCGACACCGTCGTCGAGCACTCCTGACACCTAGACCCATTCCCGTACTCCTGTACTCCCGTACTCCTGTACTCCTGTACTCCTGAGGGGAGCCGCACCATGCGCGCAGCCGTACTGCACGAGATCGGCCAGGACAAACTCGAAGTCCTCGACGACGTCGAGGCGGTGGGCTTCGGCCCCGGCAAGGTGCGGATCCGCGTCCGCGCCACCGGCCTCTGCCACTCCGACGTCTCCGCGATGAGCGGCGTCCTGCCGCAGCCCGCCCCCTTCATCCCCGGCCACGAGGGCGCGGGCGAGATCCTCGACATCGGCGACGGAGTCACCCACCTGACCCCGGGCCAGCGCGTCCTGCTCTGCTGGCTGCCCGCCTGCGGCACCTGTCCCGCCTGCAAGCGCGGCCAGACACAGCTCTGCCTGGCCGGCTTCATGAACGCCGGCACGCCCAACTTCAAGCGCCCCGGCGGGGACGTCTTCGGCTTCGCCGGCACCGGCACCTTCACCGAGGAGGTCGTCGTCCCCGCGGGCTGCGCCGTCCCCATCCCCGACGACGTGCCCTTCGACATCGCGGCCCTCATCGGCTGCGGCGTCACCACGGGTCTCGGCGCGGCCATCAACACCGCGAAGGTGGAGGCCGGTTCGTCGGTCGCCGTCATCGGCTGCGGCGGCGTCGGCATCTCCACGATCCAGGGCGCCAAGCTCCAGGGCGCCGCCCAGATCATCGCCGTCGACCCCGTCGAGTCCCGGCGCGAGGCCGCACTGCGCTTCGGCGCCACGGAGGCCGTCGCCCCGGACGCGCTCGCCGACGCCAAGCAGCGGATCACCGGCGGGGAGGGCTTCGACTACGTCTTCGAGGTCGTCGGCAAGTCCGCCACCGCCCGCACCGCCTACGAGACGACCCGGCGCGGCGGCACGCTCTGCGTCGTCGGCGCGGGCGCCCTCGACGACTTCCTCCAGTTCAACATGTTCGAGCTCTTCTTCGACGAGAAGAAGATCCTGCCCTCCATGTACGGCGGCGGGGACGTGCTCACGTCGTACGAGCGGACCATCGCGCTCTGGCGGGCCGGCCGCGTCGACCTGGAGTCGCTCATCACCCACCGGGTGCCGCTGGCCGGGATCAACGAGGCGCTGGAGCAGATGCGTACGGGCACGGCACTCCGCACCTGCATCGAGATCTGAGACCTGAGATCCGAGACCTGAGAGGACTTCTGCGAGATGTCACTCCCTCTTGAGGGTTTGAGCGCGATCGTCACCGGCGCCGGACGGGGCCTCGGCCGCGCCGAGGCGCTCGAACTGGCCCGGCTCGGCGCGGCCGTCGTCGTCAACGACTACGGGCAGGCCGGCCGCGACGGCTCCGGGGACGCCTCCGCCGCGCCCGCCGAGGAGGTCGCCGCGGAGATCCGCGCGGCGGGCGGCCGGGCGGTCGCCCACCTCGGCGACGTCTCCGACTTCGAGACGGCGCGGGGCCTGGTCGACCTGGCGGTGGCCGAGTTCGGGAAGCTGGACGTCCTGGTCAACAACGCGGGCATCCTGCGCGACCGGATGGTCTTCTCGATGAGCGAGGACGAGTGGGACTCCGTCGTACGAGTCCACCTCAAGGGCCACTTCAACACCACCCACTTCGCGGCGGTGCACTGGCGGGGCCGCTCCAAGGCGGGGGAGACCGGCGTCTACGGCCGGATCGTCAACACCTCCTCCGAGGCCTTCCTCGCCGGCTCGGCCGGCCAGCCCAACTACGCGGCGGCCAAGGGCGGCATCGTGGGCCTGACGACCTCGTCGGCGCTCGCGCTCGCCCGGTACGGGGTCACGGCCAACGCGATCTGCCCGCGGGCCAGGACCCGCATGACGGAGGACGTCTTCGCGGGCTTCGCCGAACCGACGGCCGAGGGTGACCTCGACCCGCTGTCCCCGGAGCACGTGGCGCCGCTCGTCGGCTACCTCGCCTCCCCTGCGGCGGCCGGGGTCAACGGCCAGCTGCTCGTCGTCCACGGCGGGATGGTGGCGGTCGTGGACAGGCCCAGGGTGTCGGCCAAGTTCGACACGGCCAAGGAGGCGTTCACGTACGAGGAACTGGACTCCGTGCTGACCCCGCACTACGCGTCCCGCCCGGCGGGCGAGACGTTCGCCGCGGCGGAGGTGCTGGGGCTGAAGAAGGGCTGACCGGGAGGTCGGCCCGGGTGGGGGAACGGTGAAGGGCCCCGGGGAGACCCGGGGCCCTTCACCGCGCTCGACTACTACTCGGTCACTGCGCGACGGGTTCGCGACGGTGGCGCCCGTGCGGCGAGGACGTGGAGTCCTCCGCAGGCGACGCCTCACCGCGATGCCTTCCGGAACCGTTCGGCTCCTTACCCTCCGTGCTTGCTTCCGACATGGTGCAACTCACCCCGTATGAATCGGTCGTTCGGTCTTGCTGTGCAACCCGTGAGTTTAATGACGCGGAGTCCGTCATGTCCCGTCGTACGTGGCCCGGGCCCGGTCGATCGCCTCGACGTGCCGCTCGGCCCAGCCGGCGAGGACGACCAGCGAGTCGTACAGCTCCCGCGCCATCGGCGTCGCCGTGTACTCGACCCTCGGCGGCACGGTCGGGAAGACGGTGCGGGTCAGCAGGCCGTCGCGCTCCAGATTGCGCAGGGTCAGCGTCAGCATGCGGCGGCTGATGCCCTTGAGCTGCCGCTCCAGTTCGGTGAAGCGGACCGGGCCCTGCGAGGTGGCCAGCAGGATGCCGACGCTCCACTTCCCGCTGACCCTGCCGAGGACGTCGAGCACCGAACAGGCGGTCTCCGCGTCGGGATTCTCGCACTCCTTCACGGCGCTGACCTGGATGGTCACATCGGTGTTCCCCTGAGACATGAATGTGCCTCCTTCCGCTCCGGCCCATGGTCCCAGACCATGATCCCTGTCACCGGAACGGATCGATCAGGGGGAGTCACCATGGCGGACAGGATTCGCGTAGGAGTGGTCGGGGCGCACGCCGAGCGTGGCTGGGGGCGCGCCATCCACCTGCCGGCCCTGACGGCCTCGCGGGACGACTACGAGATCACCGCGGTCGCCGGTACGAGCACGGAGTCGGCGCGCGCGGCGGCCGAGGTGTGGGGAGCCCGGCACGCCTTCGACGACGCCCGGGATCTGATGGCGCACCCCGAGGTCGACCTGGTCACCGTCGCCGTACAACTCCCGCAGCGGGACGGCCTGGTGGACGCGGCGATCGCGGCCGGCAAGCACGTGTACAGCGAGTGGCCGCTGGCGCTCGACGCGGCGACCGCCGAGCGGTTCCGTACGAGCGCGGAGGCGGCCGGCGTCCG
The sequence above is a segment of the Streptomyces sp. NBC_01255 genome. Coding sequences within it:
- a CDS encoding MFS transporter, which codes for MTFMPQTDSATSASLTPSIRTPRPWLVVLTACAGQFLVVLDVSVVNVALPSMRTDLGLSAFGLQWVLSAYSIAFAGFMLLGGRAADLYGRKAMFLLGLGLFTAASVVGGLAPEGQYLIGARAVQGLGAALVSPATLTLVTGAVAAGPARTRAIGTWTAVGAAGGAAGGFVGGVLVDLLSWRWVLLINVPIGVLVLAAALLWLREGATGTGRRLDLPGAVLVTGGLATLAYGIVQTEEAGWTDPATLLTLLGGLALLAVFVAVEARTAAPLMPLKIFRNRAVSAANAAILLCGSSSFGMWFFMTVYAQNVLGYTPIQAGLALVPSSLSVILGSKLAPRLMPVLGARNVAVTGALIGAAGFAWQSTLTADGTFLGTILGPGVVMMAGIGLATTPLATLATSHAEPGDAGLVSGLVNTSRTMGGALGLSILSTVAVAAAGSPASGYVAFENGPDPAFLASQAYLVPGYAMAFRVSAGVLVAASVLMLLWLPKPVRRTG
- a CDS encoding phospholipase D-like domain-containing protein codes for the protein MISIKSKFRTAVTALAVGAALTVAPSASAEPVLAVTTGALFNEPNSTDAAARGRILYHLGDLVDGAEAGSSIRISLYLFQSGYLANKLGDAHKRGVAVQVVVDDDSRSAGLDTLKTRLADPTGSPDSWVRGCKAEEACLALDPGTTEADPNGTYDNVNHNKFFLFSRTKGKGDTYADDVLVQSSGNLTAQDLDDWWNDALTVAGNTALFDAYARYFDDQAAAAVGQTPQVADYAHDAQAGKAKVYFFPRATIDPVVNILATVAPVGTADSCGGNSPGVGTTDGRTKIRIAQGHITRTDVAKKLWELANAGCHIEIVYRSLDNWTTDDKPMGQVANWLTRPVTGKGRITLHQLDNDKRGGSDSHTKYLLIEGTYYGGANKKIVFTGSHTYTTTALRYNDETLLKYEDAAVFDAYVGNFEAQRAAARSEGL
- a CDS encoding response regulator transcription factor; this translates as MPQDHRPAKSVRVLLAEDQGMMRGALALLLGMEHDIEVVAQVGRGDEIVDAALLARPDVALLDIELPGRSGLDAAAALRDEVPDCRVLILTTFGRPGYLRRAMEAGAVGFLVKDGPVEELAEAVRKALRGETVIDPALAAAALGAGPNPLTGREREALAASVDGATIADIAARLHLSESTVRNYLSSAIGKTSTRNRMEAVRAARQQGWL
- a CDS encoding sensor histidine kinase yields the protein MRTWRRWKRVARAHSDRGPTGLSLLPWLLMGMGALSHLLGGEAPNPWIGGLGLVTFNTLYIAIIFRAFVPELRESPLTWTLLAALGALTFALAIGYGREWLLFFPLLGLAVGAVVRRGRKLTLITVPLVVGAGAVTFWRDDWDSVSVVYGTFISVMVTAAILALDDTVRTLRATREELARAAVEKERLRFSRDLHDLLGHTLSVVVVKSEAVRRLAPHDLDAALSQLADIESVGRQALTEIREAVTGYREGSLATELDRARDALSSAGIDPVVRRSGPLLEPQTEALLGWVVRESATNAVRHSGATRCVIALDGTADRVRLTVTDDGRGPAEGPPGTGLRGLRERVATAGGTLDSGPAPRGGFRVTVELPTELPTQLTTVEHQ
- a CDS encoding ABC transporter permease, with product MTAYVRLEVRRTLRDAGFTISTIGVPVMMYLLFTNLGTDDGSFRTAAMVGMAAYGALGAALSLGTGVAEDKSTGWLRQLRVTPMTPRQVVTGRALTGSVVVLPAIAGVLLAGGLANGVRLEAWQWPALSLVLWLGSLPFTLLGIGNGYRLSAQTTGVVNVACNLGLAVVGGLWFPTVLFPSWLRAISAYTPTNRFAELGVALTEGRAPGAAALAVLAVWTALFGMYAAVSYRRSARTA
- a CDS encoding ABC transporter ATP-binding protein, with translation MTNEPAAVAFEAASKAYGPVRAVDGLDLAVPPGETVALLGRNGAGKSTAIGLLLGLDAPDSGRVRILGGDPARAVAAGRVGAMLQEGRPVPRVTVRELIAFVARTYPSPMPVPEALALAGLTGLADRRVERLSGGQVQRVRFAVALAGNPELIVLDEPTNALDVEARQEFWDAMRGYARRGNTVLFSTHYLEEADAHADRIVVLDSGRLLADGTGEELKRAAGGSLVAFDLAGGPTEWLGTLPGVASVEIRGDRARLRTADSDATVRALAARDAIRALEVAPVSLNDAFLALTHKPDQRHESWEFTS
- a CDS encoding MaoC/PaaZ C-terminal domain-containing protein yields the protein MPIDPAKAVAAEPRSAEISWDHKDVQLYHLGLGAGLPATDPDELRYTLESRLHVLPSFATVAGAGMGVVGGLSAPGIDIDLAAVLHGGQSVTLHRPVPVSGRAVSTSRVAAVYDKGKAAVLVLRSEASDADGPLWTNDAQIFVRGEGGWGGDRGPSERLALPEREPDATVERPIREEQALLYRLSGDWNPLHADPEFAKLAGFDRPILHGLCSYGMTLKAVVDTLLDGDVTRVRSYRTRFAGIVFPGETLRLRMWAGEDSVQVAVTAVERDDAPVLADTVVEHS
- a CDS encoding Zn-dependent alcohol dehydrogenase, whose product is MRAAVLHEIGQDKLEVLDDVEAVGFGPGKVRIRVRATGLCHSDVSAMSGVLPQPAPFIPGHEGAGEILDIGDGVTHLTPGQRVLLCWLPACGTCPACKRGQTQLCLAGFMNAGTPNFKRPGGDVFGFAGTGTFTEEVVVPAGCAVPIPDDVPFDIAALIGCGVTTGLGAAINTAKVEAGSSVAVIGCGGVGISTIQGAKLQGAAQIIAVDPVESRREAALRFGATEAVAPDALADAKQRITGGEGFDYVFEVVGKSATARTAYETTRRGGTLCVVGAGALDDFLQFNMFELFFDEKKILPSMYGGGDVLTSYERTIALWRAGRVDLESLITHRVPLAGINEALEQMRTGTALRTCIEI
- a CDS encoding 3-oxoacyl-ACP reductase, producing MSLPLEGLSAIVTGAGRGLGRAEALELARLGAAVVVNDYGQAGRDGSGDASAAPAEEVAAEIRAAGGRAVAHLGDVSDFETARGLVDLAVAEFGKLDVLVNNAGILRDRMVFSMSEDEWDSVVRVHLKGHFNTTHFAAVHWRGRSKAGETGVYGRIVNTSSEAFLAGSAGQPNYAAAKGGIVGLTTSSALALARYGVTANAICPRARTRMTEDVFAGFAEPTAEGDLDPLSPEHVAPLVGYLASPAAAGVNGQLLVVHGGMVAVVDRPRVSAKFDTAKEAFTYEELDSVLTPHYASRPAGETFAAAEVLGLKKG
- a CDS encoding winged helix-turn-helix transcriptional regulator, whose translation is MSQGNTDVTIQVSAVKECENPDAETACSVLDVLGRVSGKWSVGILLATSQGPVRFTELERQLKGISRRMLTLTLRNLERDGLLTRTVFPTVPPRVEYTATPMARELYDSLVVLAGWAERHVEAIDRARATYDGT